Proteins encoded by one window of Candidatus Sumerlaea chitinivorans:
- a CDS encoding 3-ketoacyl-CoA thiolase, whose protein sequence is MRDVAIVGAATTQFGRAQWSLLKLAAEAAHGAIADAGVDPKAIDQVFVANMGAGRNNRQLAIASALVDRLNIYPTPAETVENGPASGASAVKLGWMAVASGMCDLVLVVGVERMQEVNNFEATEFVSYLSHRWAEYIYGVTLPSLAGMFARLWMEKYGVTSEHLAMVAIKNHKNGLLNKNAHIKMPISLEAILHGPDAIMNNPYVAEPLRFLDCCPVSDGAAAVLLAPAEKAKSFAKTPVRITGVGQATDTHAVHERPDPTELRAVKIASQKAFDMAGLKPKDISLAELHDAFTILEIAESEQAGFFPEGQGHKALERGDTQIGGKFPINASGGLKAKGHPVGATGVSQIVELVFQLRGEAGERQVKNAKHGFALNFGGFGNNVIATILTKGV, encoded by the coding sequence ATGAGAGATGTCGCAATCGTAGGAGCCGCAACGACCCAATTCGGGCGTGCTCAGTGGAGTCTTCTGAAGCTGGCCGCAGAAGCCGCCCATGGCGCGATCGCCGATGCGGGAGTAGACCCCAAGGCGATTGACCAGGTGTTTGTGGCGAACATGGGGGCGGGACGCAATAATCGCCAGCTTGCCATCGCCAGCGCGCTCGTGGACCGACTCAACATCTACCCGACCCCCGCGGAAACCGTGGAGAACGGCCCAGCGTCCGGCGCAAGCGCCGTGAAACTCGGCTGGATGGCAGTTGCCTCCGGCATGTGCGATCTAGTCCTCGTCGTCGGCGTGGAGCGGATGCAAGAGGTCAACAACTTCGAGGCGACCGAGTTCGTCAGTTACCTTTCGCACCGCTGGGCCGAGTACATTTACGGTGTCACGTTGCCGTCCCTTGCCGGCATGTTTGCCCGCCTGTGGATGGAGAAATACGGGGTGACGAGCGAGCATTTGGCCATGGTGGCCATCAAGAACCACAAGAACGGTCTACTGAACAAGAACGCCCACATCAAAATGCCGATCTCACTCGAGGCAATTCTTCACGGTCCGGATGCCATCATGAACAACCCCTACGTGGCTGAGCCACTTCGCTTCCTTGATTGCTGTCCGGTGAGCGATGGTGCGGCTGCGGTGCTGCTTGCGCCGGCCGAGAAAGCCAAGAGCTTTGCCAAAACGCCGGTGCGCATTACGGGCGTGGGCCAAGCCACGGATACCCATGCGGTGCACGAGCGGCCCGATCCCACGGAGCTGCGCGCGGTGAAGATCGCCTCCCAAAAGGCGTTCGACATGGCGGGGCTGAAGCCGAAGGATATCTCGCTCGCAGAGCTTCATGATGCTTTCACGATTCTCGAGATCGCCGAGAGCGAACAGGCGGGCTTTTTCCCAGAAGGCCAAGGCCACAAAGCGCTTGAGCGCGGCGACACCCAAATCGGCGGGAAATTTCCCATCAACGCCTCGGGCGGGCTAAAGGCAAAAGGCCACCCCGTGGGCGCGACGGGCGTCTCGCAGATTGTCGAGCTGGTTTTCCAACTGCGCGGTGAAGCGGGTGAGCGCCAAGTCAAAAACGCCAAGCACGGTTTCGCGCTCAACTTCGGGGGTTTTGGTAACAACGTTATCGCCACGATTCTGACGAAAGGGGTGTGA
- a CDS encoding Xanthine dehydrogenase, FAD binding subunit, with protein sequence MPIQRYERPTTLDGALALLSEAAESPPVIVAGATDLAVDVRRGRDVPFVVDVKQIPELNEYKWTPDGALVMGACVTMKHIGADPRVRERYPALAAAADDVGSYQIRCRATIAGNLGNASPCADTAPPLLVLQARLRLRSRSGEREVPLEKFFVHVKRTTIQPGEIITHVIIPPQPPGLRNVFLKIKRVRGHDLALVNAAGAFDPVAREIRLAVGAAAPTPILVRGLEGICPEGACPEEVGEALAERALAAISPIDDVRASAEYRRDMVATMCRRIAAILLEPDAH encoded by the coding sequence ATGCCCATTCAACGTTACGAACGCCCCACCACGCTCGATGGGGCGCTTGCCTTGCTCAGCGAAGCCGCCGAGAGCCCACCCGTTATCGTTGCAGGTGCCACCGATCTTGCTGTCGATGTTCGCCGAGGTCGTGACGTTCCCTTTGTGGTGGACGTCAAACAAATTCCTGAGCTCAATGAGTATAAGTGGACGCCCGACGGCGCCCTTGTAATGGGGGCGTGTGTGACCATGAAGCACATCGGCGCTGATCCGCGCGTGCGAGAGCGCTATCCTGCCCTTGCTGCGGCAGCCGACGACGTCGGTTCCTACCAGATTCGTTGTCGGGCGACCATCGCCGGCAACCTTGGGAACGCCTCTCCGTGCGCCGACACCGCACCTCCGCTCCTTGTGCTTCAGGCTCGCCTACGTCTCCGCTCACGCTCAGGCGAACGCGAAGTCCCGCTCGAGAAGTTCTTCGTCCATGTAAAACGCACCACGATCCAGCCGGGGGAAATCATCACCCATGTGATCATTCCACCACAGCCGCCCGGCCTTCGGAACGTATTTCTAAAGATTAAGCGAGTGCGGGGCCACGATCTTGCGCTTGTCAATGCAGCTGGTGCCTTCGACCCCGTCGCCCGGGAGATCCGCCTCGCGGTAGGGGCCGCTGCCCCCACGCCGATTCTTGTGCGCGGGTTGGAGGGGATCTGCCCCGAAGGCGCATGCCCCGAAGAAGTCGGTGAGGCCTTGGCGGAGCGGGCTCTGGCCGCCATCAGCCCCATTGACGACGTGCGCGCCAGCGCAGAGTACCGCCGGGACATGGTGGCCACTATGTGCCGGCGCATTGCCGCCATTTTACTCGAGCCGGACGCTCACTAA
- a CDS encoding Xanthine dehydrogenase, molybdenum binding subunit gives MNREITLTINGEKATLSVPPHRTLLELIRGELHLTGTKLGCGIGECGACTVIMNGEPVNSCLVLAAEADGAEIWTIESEAQGDTLSDLQQAFVDFGATQCGFCTPGMIMSARALLERNPSPTREEIAEAIAGNLCRCTGYEPIIEAIDAVARERRSGGYKPRTPALKPGEYVGSGTPRVDAFEKVAGSAIYVHDMVLPGMLYARIKTSPYAAARIKAIHTEKAAAMPGVKVILTGKDLPPVKVGLYLQDKDILVREVVRFQGEPVVAVAAETEDIARAACDAIEVEYEPLEPVMDVEKAFEERERLVHPDLGSYSYMKGVFFPQPGTNIAHHQKIRKGNIDDGFAHADVVTEYEFWNPPVQHVAMETHTSIVQAKPEGKVDIISSAQSPYAVRNLFAHAFGIPHANIRVRVPYVGGGFGGKAGIHLEPLLYCLSKAAKGRPVKLTCTREEEFNTMPSRQGLKSVVKTGVTRDGKIVALKVRYLWDAGAYADYGVNIGRAAAYSGAGPYHIPNCWIDSFVVYTNKVFGTAYRGFGHLEVLWAIERNMDLVAKQLGMDPFEFRMKNVLRVGDTTITGEKITHHHGRPDKCLEIVAREIGWENRHQQPKQVAPNKLRGFGLALLHKAPAMPTFTSCSAIIKFNEDGSVNVLVSGVDYGQGTYTALAQIAADELKIPIEKVRISWDCDTDYTPYDWQTVASRFTVMGGNAVIQAARDCLNQMKNIASQVLRVPPDQLECADEKVYFRGNPDMAIPYRQLAIGYVYPNGNAIGGPVIGHGRYIAVGLTNLDPETGQGLPALDWTYGAHAAEIEVDIETGEIEVLRLISAFDAGKVINEQQCKSQIVGGVVQGLGSAMSEKFIFNEHGQFRNATFTDYKIPTARDIPREMKSFLVETPDAQGPYGARGIAEHPMVSIPSVIGNAIADATGVEMFEFPFLPETVYLALKRAGVTPKPTAGVTA, from the coding sequence ATGAACCGCGAAATTACACTCACCATCAACGGCGAAAAGGCAACGCTGAGTGTTCCGCCCCATCGGACGTTGCTTGAACTCATCCGGGGCGAGCTTCATCTGACGGGCACGAAGCTCGGCTGCGGCATCGGCGAGTGCGGTGCGTGCACCGTCATCATGAATGGCGAACCCGTCAATTCGTGCTTGGTGCTGGCTGCGGAAGCGGATGGCGCTGAGATCTGGACCATTGAAAGCGAAGCGCAGGGAGACACGCTTTCGGATCTACAACAGGCGTTTGTCGATTTCGGTGCGACCCAGTGCGGATTCTGCACGCCGGGCATGATCATGTCCGCTCGTGCCCTGCTCGAGCGCAACCCTTCGCCCACCCGCGAAGAAATCGCTGAAGCGATTGCCGGCAACTTGTGCCGCTGCACTGGCTACGAGCCAATCATTGAGGCCATTGACGCCGTAGCCCGCGAGCGACGCAGTGGCGGCTATAAGCCGCGCACGCCAGCTCTTAAGCCCGGGGAGTACGTAGGCAGCGGCACACCCCGCGTGGATGCCTTCGAGAAGGTTGCGGGCAGCGCCATTTACGTCCATGACATGGTGCTTCCCGGTATGCTCTATGCACGCATCAAAACGAGTCCGTATGCGGCTGCGCGCATCAAGGCCATCCACACAGAGAAAGCTGCTGCCATGCCGGGCGTGAAGGTGATTCTTACCGGCAAGGACTTACCCCCAGTGAAAGTGGGCCTTTACCTGCAGGACAAAGACATCCTCGTGCGTGAAGTGGTCCGTTTCCAAGGCGAGCCAGTAGTGGCGGTGGCCGCAGAAACCGAAGACATTGCGCGCGCGGCGTGTGACGCGATCGAAGTCGAGTACGAGCCCCTCGAGCCCGTGATGGATGTGGAAAAAGCCTTCGAAGAACGCGAACGGCTTGTCCACCCGGATCTGGGGAGTTACTCGTACATGAAAGGCGTCTTTTTCCCGCAACCCGGGACGAATATCGCTCATCATCAGAAAATCCGGAAAGGGAACATTGACGATGGGTTCGCCCATGCCGATGTGGTGACGGAATATGAGTTCTGGAACCCACCCGTTCAGCACGTCGCGATGGAGACGCATACGTCAATTGTACAGGCAAAACCCGAGGGGAAAGTGGACATTATCTCCTCTGCCCAATCGCCCTATGCGGTGCGAAACCTTTTTGCCCATGCGTTCGGGATCCCGCACGCCAACATTCGCGTGCGTGTGCCGTACGTAGGCGGCGGGTTCGGCGGCAAAGCCGGAATCCATCTCGAACCGCTACTCTATTGCTTGTCGAAAGCAGCAAAGGGGCGGCCGGTGAAGCTCACCTGCACGCGCGAAGAAGAATTCAACACGATGCCTTCGCGCCAAGGTCTGAAGAGCGTCGTGAAAACAGGCGTCACTCGCGACGGCAAGATCGTTGCTCTCAAGGTGCGCTACCTGTGGGATGCCGGTGCCTATGCCGATTACGGCGTTAACATTGGGCGAGCCGCGGCCTACTCGGGTGCGGGCCCGTACCACATCCCCAATTGCTGGATTGATTCGTTCGTGGTCTACACCAACAAGGTGTTTGGCACTGCCTACCGCGGCTTTGGCCACTTGGAAGTCCTCTGGGCAATCGAACGCAATATGGACCTCGTGGCGAAGCAGCTTGGCATGGACCCGTTTGAGTTCCGCATGAAGAACGTGCTGCGGGTCGGCGACACCACGATCACCGGCGAAAAAATCACGCATCACCACGGCCGACCAGACAAATGCCTCGAGATCGTTGCCCGCGAGATTGGCTGGGAGAATCGCCATCAGCAGCCCAAACAAGTGGCGCCGAACAAACTGCGCGGCTTTGGCCTCGCCTTGCTGCACAAGGCACCCGCCATGCCCACCTTCACTTCGTGCTCGGCCATCATCAAATTTAATGAGGATGGCTCGGTGAACGTGCTGGTGAGCGGCGTGGACTATGGTCAGGGCACCTACACCGCTCTCGCCCAGATTGCTGCGGATGAGCTCAAGATTCCGATCGAAAAGGTCCGCATCTCGTGGGATTGCGACACCGACTACACTCCCTACGATTGGCAGACCGTGGCAAGCCGCTTTACCGTGATGGGCGGAAATGCCGTCATTCAGGCAGCGCGCGACTGCCTGAACCAGATGAAGAACATTGCCTCGCAAGTGTTGCGTGTTCCGCCCGATCAGCTCGAATGTGCGGATGAGAAGGTCTATTTCCGCGGCAATCCCGATATGGCAATCCCGTACCGCCAGCTTGCCATCGGCTACGTGTATCCGAACGGCAACGCCATCGGTGGGCCAGTGATCGGGCATGGGCGCTACATTGCAGTTGGCCTGACGAACCTCGACCCCGAAACTGGCCAAGGGCTTCCCGCGCTTGACTGGACCTATGGGGCCCATGCTGCGGAAATCGAAGTGGATATCGAGACTGGTGAAATCGAGGTCCTACGCCTGATCTCCGCATTCGACGCCGGCAAAGTGATCAACGAGCAACAGTGCAAGAGCCAGATTGTTGGCGGTGTCGTCCAAGGGCTTGGCTCCGCCATGAGCGAGAAATTTATCTTCAACGAGCATGGCCAATTCCGCAACGCAACCTTCACGGATTACAAAATTCCGACAGCGCGAGACATCCCGCGGGAAATGAAGTCGTTCCTCGTGGAGACTCCTGACGCGCAAGGGCCCTACGGGGCGCGGGGAATCGCCGAACATCCTATGGTGTCCATCCCAAGCGTGATTGGGAATGCAATTGCCGACGCCACCGGTGTCGAAATGTTCGAATTCCCGTTCTTACCCGAAACGGTATACCTTGCGCTGAAGCGAGCGGGGGTTACCCCTAAGCCCACCGCAGGGGTCACAGCATGA
- a CDS encoding Putative oxidoreductase subunit → MKETSGKPVAPQWDQSAAPAASRGQVRVRRGEYFDSVLLMRISRSLKQLEGVEDAVVAMGTPQNKALLAEQGFAGPDLDSATPNDLIIAVRGAEIPDAIIDQEIRNIVQPEPEGTRSRPRPRSLAAALCEMPDANMAVISVPGLYAAREARQALRRGLHVMLFSDNVSVADEIALKREALERGLLLMGPDCGTAIINGMPLGFANAVRRGPIGIVGAAGTGIQEVSSCIHRLGGGISQAIGTGGRDLSDEVGAATMRVGIAALSADPSTQVLVVISKTPSPVVASNVIQALADASKPAVVHFVGYDPAQAGKLPPNVRFADSLAGTAELACQLAGIAVAGPTESWPAQALARSLAERLSPDACLRGLFCGGTTGQEALAILSRAGIAVRSNLHKHGELRIVGTEVVSGHVLLDLGADEFTVGRPHPMIEPVLRNERLREEMQDPSVGILLFDCVLGYSAHPDPAGLLAEAVLEAKETAARRGREVIAIASVTGTDEDPQPAVFQKRELEQAGITVAPDNRHAAQLAAMVLKNLAARA, encoded by the coding sequence TTGAAGGAAACTTCAGGAAAGCCGGTTGCGCCCCAATGGGATCAAAGCGCAGCCCCTGCAGCCAGCCGCGGACAGGTCCGGGTGCGGCGGGGCGAATACTTTGATTCTGTTCTCCTGATGCGTATCTCTCGGTCGCTCAAACAACTGGAGGGCGTGGAGGATGCCGTCGTGGCGATGGGAACCCCCCAGAACAAAGCACTCCTTGCCGAGCAGGGTTTTGCGGGGCCCGACCTCGATTCGGCAACGCCCAATGATTTGATCATCGCGGTCCGCGGAGCGGAGATCCCCGACGCCATCATTGATCAGGAGATTCGCAACATCGTTCAGCCCGAACCTGAAGGGACACGGTCTCGCCCGCGTCCGCGCTCGCTGGCAGCCGCCCTCTGCGAAATGCCCGATGCGAACATGGCGGTGATTTCCGTCCCCGGCCTTTACGCAGCCCGAGAGGCGCGTCAAGCGTTGCGCCGGGGACTTCATGTGATGCTGTTCTCCGACAACGTCTCGGTCGCCGATGAGATTGCCTTGAAGCGCGAGGCCCTTGAGCGCGGCCTCCTACTCATGGGCCCCGACTGCGGTACAGCGATCATCAATGGCATGCCGCTGGGTTTTGCAAATGCAGTGCGGCGTGGTCCCATCGGGATCGTGGGTGCCGCCGGAACAGGGATTCAGGAAGTCTCGTCGTGTATCCATCGGTTGGGTGGTGGAATTTCCCAAGCGATTGGGACTGGGGGGCGAGACCTGTCGGACGAGGTAGGTGCGGCGACCATGCGCGTGGGCATCGCAGCCCTCAGTGCGGACCCATCCACGCAAGTCCTTGTTGTCATTTCCAAAACCCCCTCGCCTGTGGTCGCCTCGAATGTGATCCAAGCCCTCGCGGACGCCAGCAAACCGGCTGTTGTACATTTTGTTGGCTACGATCCTGCTCAGGCAGGAAAGCTGCCCCCGAATGTTCGGTTTGCGGATTCGCTCGCAGGAACAGCGGAGCTGGCCTGTCAGCTCGCGGGCATTGCGGTAGCGGGGCCCACCGAAAGCTGGCCGGCGCAGGCATTGGCCCGGTCCTTAGCCGAGCGGCTTTCCCCCGATGCGTGCCTTCGCGGTCTATTCTGCGGCGGCACCACGGGTCAGGAAGCCCTCGCGATTCTCAGCCGCGCTGGCATAGCCGTGCGCTCGAATCTCCACAAGCACGGTGAACTTCGCATCGTGGGCACGGAAGTTGTCTCAGGACACGTATTGCTCGATCTCGGCGCAGACGAGTTCACGGTTGGACGTCCCCACCCCATGATCGAGCCTGTTTTGCGCAATGAGCGCCTTCGTGAGGAAATGCAAGACCCAAGCGTCGGCATTTTGCTATTTGATTGTGTGCTTGGTTACAGTGCGCACCCGGATCCCGCTGGCCTTCTTGCGGAAGCCGTCTTGGAAGCCAAGGAAACCGCAGCTCGGCGCGGCCGCGAGGTGATCGCGATCGCCTCTGTCACAGGCACCGACGAAGACCCCCAGCCAGCCGTCTTCCAGAAACGAGAATTGGAGCAAGCTGGCATTACGGTGGCACCGGATAATCGCCACGCGGCCCAACTGGCCGCAATGGTTCTCAAGAACTTAGCAGCGAGGGCATAA
- a CDS encoding Metal-dependent hydrolase encodes MKLIDLTIPLGIATPAWPTYEPLQVKYFKRLAPNGANGQLLTHSNHLGTHLDGEIHFYTPGRDIASLPLDFLVSDGVIVDLSDAVDAYEIYTSKMVEERVEVREGDILIIHTGFHHYGWDQPTADEVAYMVKHPGPDREFAEWAKRKKIKWIGVDCGSADHPMNTIIRQWMPRQAREADKVFREKYGKSLEEVFDDSKYQLMHLEMFNHGIIHAECLGGDIDLLLNQRCKIGCFPWRFVDGEASIARIVAFVEDDRYEELMKVKAKCQLTKFGDIAGAFHPELHGNGRGGKQCFPKK; translated from the coding sequence ATGAAACTAATTGATCTCACGATTCCGTTGGGAATTGCCACGCCGGCGTGGCCAACCTACGAGCCGCTGCAGGTGAAGTACTTTAAGCGTCTCGCGCCGAACGGTGCAAACGGACAGCTCCTCACCCATTCCAATCACTTGGGAACCCATCTCGACGGCGAGATTCACTTTTATACGCCGGGACGCGACATTGCCTCGCTCCCACTGGATTTCCTCGTGAGCGACGGTGTGATTGTGGACCTTTCCGACGCGGTAGATGCCTACGAAATCTACACATCGAAAATGGTCGAGGAACGCGTCGAGGTCCGCGAGGGCGACATCCTGATCATTCACACCGGATTCCATCACTACGGGTGGGACCAGCCCACGGCCGACGAGGTGGCGTACATGGTCAAGCACCCCGGTCCGGACCGTGAGTTCGCTGAGTGGGCGAAGCGCAAAAAGATCAAATGGATCGGCGTGGATTGCGGTAGCGCCGATCACCCGATGAACACCATCATCCGCCAGTGGATGCCACGGCAAGCCCGAGAGGCGGACAAGGTATTCCGTGAGAAATACGGTAAGTCGCTCGAAGAAGTGTTCGACGACTCAAAGTACCAGCTCATGCACCTTGAGATGTTCAACCATGGGATTATCCATGCGGAATGCCTCGGCGGTGACATTGACCTCTTGCTCAACCAGCGATGCAAAATCGGCTGCTTCCCGTGGCGTTTCGTGGATGGCGAGGCGTCCATCGCACGCATTGTCGCCTTCGTCGAGGACGACCGCTACGAAGAACTCATGAAGGTGAAGGCGAAGTGCCAACTGACGAAGTTCGGGGACATCGCAGGGGCCTTCCACCCAGAGCTTCACGGCAATGGCCGCGGGGGCAAACAGTGTTTCCCAAAGAAGTAG
- a CDS encoding Putative ATP:guanido phosphotransferase YacI, with the protein MDERIAKCDLWLERRGAFEHVVVSSRARFARNLQMVPFPHCASEGERGRVYRRVAEAIEQVPQLTGAIHFELSQLGRKERSYLRESNVISQEMEIVDSYKERGLFLSPDVRVGVMVNEEDHLRIFALEAGFQPYEVLKRASDLEMTLDNLLAFAFSERFGYLTACPSNTGTGLRISVMLHLPGLVLTEQVSQIFEAMPQLGMTVRGFQGERSENHGNFFQLSNEVTLGLSEEQIVDRFKKIIEDLIAKEEAARHELFKNHGLKLEDQIWRAFGILSHARQVTSHEALSLLTLLRLGVDRGFFRGLDHHALNRLAIEVQPSHIELRRQASGPESRDEARALFLRERLAMAAPRN; encoded by the coding sequence ATGGATGAACGCATTGCAAAGTGTGATTTGTGGCTCGAGCGGCGGGGGGCGTTTGAGCATGTCGTGGTATCATCCCGAGCACGCTTTGCTCGCAATTTGCAGATGGTCCCCTTCCCTCACTGTGCGTCGGAGGGCGAACGCGGCAGGGTCTATCGCAGAGTGGCAGAAGCTATCGAACAGGTACCCCAGCTCACAGGAGCTATCCACTTCGAGCTCTCTCAGCTTGGGCGCAAGGAACGCTCCTACCTGCGCGAGTCTAACGTGATTTCCCAAGAGATGGAAATCGTGGACTCGTACAAAGAGCGTGGCTTATTTCTGTCGCCCGATGTGCGAGTTGGCGTCATGGTGAATGAAGAAGATCACCTCCGTATCTTCGCGCTCGAGGCAGGCTTTCAGCCGTATGAGGTGCTCAAGCGTGCGAGTGATCTGGAAATGACGCTGGACAATCTGCTCGCGTTTGCGTTCTCGGAACGCTTTGGTTATCTGACCGCATGCCCTTCGAACACCGGAACAGGCTTACGTATTAGCGTCATGCTGCACCTGCCGGGACTTGTGCTTACCGAGCAGGTATCTCAGATTTTTGAGGCCATGCCGCAACTTGGCATGACGGTTCGCGGATTTCAGGGAGAGCGCTCTGAAAATCACGGAAACTTCTTCCAGTTGTCCAACGAAGTCACACTCGGGTTGAGTGAAGAACAGATCGTCGACCGCTTCAAGAAAATCATCGAGGATCTGATCGCGAAGGAAGAAGCTGCGCGTCACGAACTCTTTAAGAACCACGGTCTGAAACTTGAAGATCAAATCTGGCGTGCCTTTGGGATCCTTTCGCACGCTCGCCAAGTCACCTCTCATGAAGCGCTGAGCCTACTGACTTTGTTGCGGCTTGGAGTGGACCGGGGGTTCTTCCGTGGTCTCGATCACCACGCCCTCAACCGGTTAGCGATTGAAGTTCAGCCGTCCCACATCGAACTCCGACGCCAAGCGAGTGGCCCAGAATCTCGGGATGAAGCCCGCGCTCTGTTCTTGCGTGAGCGCTTGGCCATGGCAGCCCCACGCAATTAA
- a CDS encoding Nucleotide excision repair protein, with UvrB/UvrC motif translates to MKLVRVAKNRKREYWLCRECAEHYTITPPPSLSVEPKDKFSQLFMSILGVPPTEQESKEDVKTQVDLTCPNCGRTFRGYREKLLLGCSECYKTFEEQLIVDLRKYHGDTYHRGRKQQVRTVPEYVMEETFSIEELERKLAQAVANEDFELAAKLRDEIRARKSQHR, encoded by the coding sequence GTGAAACTCGTCCGTGTAGCTAAGAACCGGAAGAGAGAGTACTGGCTCTGCCGGGAGTGTGCTGAACACTATACGATCACTCCACCTCCTTCGTTGTCTGTGGAGCCCAAAGACAAATTCTCTCAATTGTTTATGAGCATTTTGGGTGTTCCCCCGACAGAGCAAGAAAGCAAGGAAGACGTGAAAACGCAGGTCGATTTAACGTGTCCGAACTGTGGGCGAACGTTTCGAGGCTACCGCGAAAAGTTGCTGCTCGGGTGCAGCGAGTGTTATAAGACATTTGAAGAACAACTGATTGTGGATTTGCGAAAATACCACGGCGACACCTATCATCGCGGGCGCAAGCAACAAGTGCGCACCGTTCCTGAATATGTGATGGAAGAGACGTTTTCCATCGAGGAACTTGAGCGGAAGTTGGCTCAAGCAGTAGCAAATGAAGATTTTGAGTTAGCGGCAAAACTGCGTGACGAGATTCGGGCGCGCAAGAGTCAACACAGGTAA
- a CDS encoding TsaD/Kae1/Qri7 protein, required for threonylcarbamoyladenosine t(6)A37 formation in tRNA, with protein MRILGIETSCDETSVAIVEDGRQILVNHIASQVRLHARFGGVVPELASRAHMRQLPAMIEATLSDAGMTWPDVDAIAVTQGPGLVGALLVGVETAKSLAFALGKPLIPVQHIAGHLYAPFLVGDSGSYRLIVLEAEGEDQGPAMPKNDAGEEPPLTFPFIGLVVSGGHTTLVRVASPTRFEILGETVDDAAGEAFDKVAKLLELGFPGGPIVDKLAREGNSKRFDFPRPMLRSGDFDFSFSGLKTAVAQVVHELGADRLREDRSLVADLCASFQEAVVEVLLKKAGMALKAFGCRELAIVGGVACNRRLREAPREYLPGIRVVFPPPILCTDNAAMIAGLAWHYRGAFAKADLALNAQADLPLA; from the coding sequence ATGCGAATCTTAGGTATCGAAACTTCGTGCGACGAAACGTCTGTGGCTATCGTCGAGGATGGCCGTCAAATCCTCGTCAATCACATTGCCTCGCAAGTTCGGCTCCACGCTCGGTTTGGCGGTGTGGTCCCCGAGTTGGCCTCTCGCGCCCACATGCGGCAGCTTCCGGCGATGATCGAAGCCACGCTCAGCGATGCTGGAATGACGTGGCCGGACGTGGACGCCATTGCGGTCACTCAAGGTCCGGGCCTTGTGGGGGCATTACTTGTCGGCGTGGAAACTGCAAAGTCCTTGGCGTTTGCCCTTGGCAAGCCACTCATCCCTGTGCAGCACATCGCCGGCCATCTTTATGCTCCATTTCTTGTGGGCGACTCCGGAAGCTATCGTCTGATTGTGCTTGAGGCCGAAGGTGAGGACCAAGGCCCCGCGATGCCAAAGAACGACGCCGGGGAGGAACCGCCTCTCACCTTCCCGTTTATTGGTTTAGTTGTGTCAGGAGGACACACCACTTTGGTTCGAGTGGCCAGTCCGACCCGATTCGAAATCCTCGGTGAAACAGTGGATGATGCTGCGGGAGAGGCTTTCGACAAGGTAGCGAAGCTTCTTGAGTTGGGGTTCCCCGGGGGTCCGATTGTAGACAAATTGGCACGAGAGGGGAACTCGAAGCGTTTTGATTTTCCGCGGCCTATGCTGCGAAGCGGGGATTTCGATTTTAGCTTCAGTGGCCTGAAGACTGCCGTAGCCCAAGTGGTCCATGAGCTTGGAGCCGACCGTTTGCGCGAAGACCGAAGCCTTGTGGCCGACCTCTGTGCCTCGTTTCAGGAAGCAGTGGTCGAAGTTTTGCTAAAAAAAGCTGGCATGGCGCTAAAAGCATTCGGGTGCCGTGAGCTTGCCATCGTAGGTGGCGTGGCGTGTAACCGGCGTTTGCGCGAAGCGCCGCGCGAATATCTCCCGGGAATTCGCGTGGTGTTTCCGCCACCCATTTTGTGTACTGACAACGCAGCTATGATCGCAGGACTCGCTTGGCACTATCGGGGTGCTTTCGCCAAGGCGGACTTGGCATTGAATGCTCAAGCGGACCTTCCGCTTGCATAA